In Cupriavidus basilensis, the following proteins share a genomic window:
- a CDS encoding family 16 glycoside hydrolase, protein MKPILLMVSMLLTAMPATGETLMFNQDKQGALPAGWVAGVTGRGTPKWTVETDPTAQDGANVLKQSGSGDFPWCVKQDVSIADGFVEAKFKPVSGREDQAGGVVWRWKDGDTYYVARANALENNVSLYYTTGGRRHTIQYQEAPVAARVWHTLRVDFVGNRIQVALDGKRYIDVADDHISGAGRVGVWTKADSVTLFDTVSFGNASTK, encoded by the coding sequence GTGAAACCGATCCTGCTCATGGTATCGATGCTCCTGACAGCCATGCCGGCAACTGGAGAAACGCTTATGTTCAACCAGGACAAACAAGGTGCGTTGCCGGCGGGATGGGTGGCGGGTGTCACCGGCCGCGGCACGCCGAAATGGACCGTCGAGACAGACCCGACCGCGCAGGACGGCGCCAACGTGCTCAAGCAATCGGGCTCCGGAGATTTCCCCTGGTGCGTGAAGCAAGATGTCTCTATCGCCGATGGTTTCGTGGAGGCGAAGTTCAAGCCCGTTTCCGGCCGCGAAGATCAAGCTGGCGGCGTTGTCTGGCGTTGGAAGGACGGCGATACCTACTATGTCGCGCGGGCAAACGCACTGGAGAATAATGTCTCGCTGTACTACACGACGGGGGGCCGCCGGCACACGATCCAGTACCAGGAAGCCCCTGTCGCCGCCCGGGTCTGGCATACGCTGCGCGTGGACTTCGTGGGAAACCGCATCCAGGTGGCGCTGGACGGCAAGCGCTATATCGATGTGGCGGACGATCACATCAGTGGCGCCGGCAGGGTCGGCGTTTGGACCAAGGCGGATAGCGTGACCTTGTTCGACACCGTCTCATTCGGAAACGCCAGCACGAAGTGA
- a CDS encoding chromate resistance protein ChrB domain-containing protein, producing the protein MTTPQDSWILLIVSLPTSGATARMRIWRTLKALGGAALRDGAYLLPARAEQVEQFRELADETQQQDGQAWLLTVHPHQDDDAAAYRALFDRASEYAELLASVSEARQTLSGLSEAELNRLLRRLGRIYEAIRKVDFFPNEASLRAEAQWRDFTGAVETILSPGEPHLASGSIARRDPTQYQGRLWATRRHIWVDRVACAWLIQRFIDPHARFLWLESPGDCPSDALGFDYDGATFTHVGEKVSFEVLLASFGLDADTGLQRLAGMVHALDVGGPTVPEASGFEAILAGARERLADDDALLAEIGLVLDSLHAHFLNNRKR; encoded by the coding sequence ATGACCACACCTCAAGACTCCTGGATCCTGCTGATTGTCAGCCTTCCCACATCGGGCGCGACTGCACGCATGCGGATTTGGCGCACCCTCAAGGCGTTAGGCGGAGCCGCCTTGCGCGACGGAGCCTATCTGCTGCCTGCCCGCGCAGAACAGGTGGAGCAGTTCCGCGAGCTGGCCGACGAAACGCAGCAGCAGGACGGCCAAGCATGGCTGTTGACGGTGCATCCCCATCAGGATGACGACGCCGCCGCATATCGCGCACTGTTCGACCGAGCGAGCGAATACGCCGAACTCCTTGCATCTGTCTCGGAAGCCCGCCAGACCCTTTCCGGACTAAGTGAGGCCGAACTCAACCGCTTGCTGCGACGGCTTGGACGCATTTATGAAGCGATCCGCAAGGTCGACTTCTTTCCCAACGAGGCGTCCTTGCGTGCTGAAGCGCAGTGGCGAGATTTCACGGGCGCCGTTGAAACGATCCTGTCGCCGGGAGAACCGCATCTCGCTTCCGGGTCAATCGCCCGGCGTGACCCCACACAGTATCAGGGACGGCTATGGGCCACCCGCCGCCATATTTGGGTCGACCGGGTGGCTTGCGCCTGGCTAATCCAGCGCTTTATTGACCCCCACGCCCGATTCCTGTGGCTCGAAAGCCCCGGCGATTGCCCCTCAGACGCGTTGGGCTTTGACTACGACGGGGCGACCTTCACCCATGTCGGCGAGAAGGTTTCCTTCGAAGTGCTGCTAGCGAGCTTTGGCCTTGACGCGGACACTGGATTGCAGCGTCTGGCGGGAATGGTCCACGCGTTGGATGTCGGCGGCCCGACGGTCCCTGAAGCGAGCGGGTTCGAGGCGATTCTGGCCGGCGCCCGCGAGCGGCTAGCCGACGACGATGCGCTGCTGGCCGAAATCGGCTTGGTGCTGGATTCCCTGCATGCCCACTTTTTGAATAACCGGAAACGCTAG
- a CDS encoding chromate resistance protein ChrB domain-containing protein — protein sequence MKWITRERPKIDRIACPWLIARFIDNEPEFLYVPTGDVVKVAGETGAVPYDIPGVELSHVGELCSFDAFLDKYHLNDPALQQLAGIVRGADTSKLDLTPQSGGLYAMSLGLSQVFADDHEMLRHGMVMYDALYAWCQHCRAETRRWPPKMPA from the coding sequence ATGAAATGGATCACTCGCGAACGCCCGAAGATCGACCGCATTGCCTGCCCTTGGCTGATCGCCCGCTTTATCGACAACGAGCCGGAATTTCTGTATGTGCCCACCGGCGACGTGGTGAAAGTCGCAGGCGAGACCGGCGCCGTTCCTTATGACATCCCCGGCGTCGAGCTATCGCATGTCGGCGAACTGTGCAGCTTCGACGCGTTCCTGGATAAGTACCATCTGAACGATCCTGCCTTGCAACAACTCGCTGGCATTGTGCGGGGCGCGGACACGTCAAAGCTGGATCTCACCCCGCAATCCGGAGGGCTCTACGCTATGTCACTGGGTCTCTCGCAAGTGTTCGCCGACGATCACGAGATGCTCCGACACGGCATGGTGATGTACGACGCCTTGTATGCCTGGTGCCAGCATTGCCGGGCGGAAACGCGTCGATGGCCGCCGAAGATGCCGGCGTAA
- a CDS encoding chromate transporter, which produces MSNLQQTDIPQAPAAERPSYTLWQLVLYMLRLGTLGFGGPVALAGYMHRDLVDTRKWITDADYKEGLALAQLAPGPLAAQLAIYLGYVHYRIVGATLVGIAFVTPSFLMVVALGWAYVRFGGLTWMQSVFYGVGAAVIGIIAISAYKLTNKSVGKDKLLWVIYLVLATVTVVTESEIAWLFLAAGIVVWFWRAPPKWLRQGGLNALAVTQVPTVGGIVSTVDWPLLTQIGVFFAKAGAFVFGSGLAIVPFLYGGVVTEHHWLNDKQFVDAVAVAMITPGPVVITVGFIGYLVAGLPGASVAALGTFLPCYLFTVIPAPYFKKYGKRPGIIAFVDGVTAAAVGAITGAVIVLAKRSIIDLPTVLLALVTVALLWKFKKLPEPVIVVGAALIGLVAYPFLRA; this is translated from the coding sequence ATGAGCAACCTGCAGCAAACCGACATTCCGCAGGCCCCGGCGGCCGAACGGCCGAGCTATACGCTCTGGCAACTTGTGCTCTATATGTTGCGCCTGGGTACGCTGGGCTTCGGCGGCCCCGTGGCCCTCGCAGGCTACATGCACCGGGACCTGGTGGATACGCGCAAGTGGATTACCGATGCCGACTACAAGGAAGGCCTGGCGCTGGCGCAGTTGGCACCCGGGCCGCTGGCCGCGCAGCTCGCCATCTATCTCGGCTATGTGCACTACCGCATCGTCGGGGCGACCTTGGTCGGCATTGCATTCGTCACCCCTTCGTTCCTGATGGTGGTGGCACTGGGTTGGGCTTACGTCCGGTTTGGCGGACTCACCTGGATGCAGTCGGTATTCTATGGGGTGGGTGCGGCGGTCATCGGGATCATCGCGATCAGCGCTTACAAGCTCACGAACAAGAGCGTGGGCAAGGACAAGCTGCTGTGGGTGATCTACCTGGTGCTGGCAACGGTGACGGTGGTCACCGAGTCCGAGATCGCCTGGCTGTTCCTGGCGGCCGGCATCGTGGTGTGGTTCTGGCGCGCGCCACCGAAGTGGCTACGACAAGGCGGCCTCAATGCCCTTGCGGTGACGCAAGTACCCACGGTGGGCGGGATCGTCAGCACCGTGGATTGGCCGCTGCTGACGCAGATCGGCGTGTTCTTTGCCAAAGCCGGCGCCTTCGTCTTCGGTTCCGGGCTTGCCATCGTGCCGTTCCTGTACGGCGGCGTCGTGACCGAGCACCATTGGTTGAACGACAAGCAATTTGTCGACGCAGTGGCAGTGGCCATGATCACGCCCGGCCCCGTGGTGATCACGGTCGGGTTCATCGGCTATCTGGTTGCCGGCCTGCCGGGGGCGTCCGTGGCCGCGCTGGGCACCTTCCTGCCTTGCTACCTGTTCACCGTGATCCCGGCACCCTACTTCAAGAAGTACGGGAAGCGCCCCGGCATCATCGCCTTCGTCGATGGCGTGACGGCGGCGGCTGTCGGGGCCATCACGGGCGCCGTGATCGTCCTGGCCAAACGCTCAATTATCGATCTGCCCACTGTCTTGCTTGCGCTTGTCACGGTCGCATTGCTCTGGAAATTCAAGAAGTTGCCTGAGCCAGTCATCGTCGTCGGCGCCGCACTAATCGGCCTGGTCGCCTACCCATTCCTCCGCGCATGA
- a CDS encoding MFS transporter, translated as MHTLKDPVAPNSRGWLARQVLPTGVHAGALPLLVGRALRGFCDGFIAVLLPAYLLALGFAQLAVGLISSATLIGSALATILVGILGHRYPQRRLLVLAAALMVATGIGFAGLSSLWPLLPVAFVGTLNPSSGDVSVFLPLEQARLADSSSSDARTALFARYSLTGAFSAAVGALAAALPGWLAPQLGISFLSAMRVMFMIYALTGVALWFLYARIPEPHPHATSVRVPLGPSRRIVTRLALLFSVDAFAGGLVVNSLLALWLMQRFGLSLGAAGQFFFSAGMLAAGSQLVAVPLSRKFGLLNTMVFTHIPSSLCLIAAAFSPSLVAALALLLVRSALSQMDVPTRTAYVMAVVTPPERPAAASLTAVPRSLASALGPTLAGALFAMGWVGAPLVACGLLKIAYDLALLGTFRRIRPVD; from the coding sequence ATGCATACCCTTAAAGACCCCGTTGCACCCAACAGCCGAGGCTGGCTTGCGCGCCAGGTGTTGCCGACAGGCGTCCACGCCGGCGCCTTGCCGCTTCTCGTCGGCCGCGCGTTACGCGGCTTCTGTGACGGGTTTATCGCCGTCCTGCTGCCAGCGTACCTGCTAGCGCTCGGCTTCGCGCAACTGGCCGTGGGGTTGATCAGCAGTGCAACCCTGATCGGCTCCGCACTGGCGACGATACTGGTAGGCATCCTCGGCCATCGCTACCCGCAGCGCCGCCTGCTGGTGTTGGCGGCTGCATTGATGGTCGCAACCGGCATCGGCTTCGCCGGACTGTCCTCCCTATGGCCACTGTTGCCCGTCGCATTCGTCGGCACGCTCAACCCGAGTTCCGGAGACGTCAGTGTCTTCCTGCCGCTGGAGCAGGCTCGTCTCGCCGACTCGTCCTCCTCCGATGCTCGCACTGCGCTATTCGCCCGCTATAGCCTGACTGGCGCCTTCTCCGCCGCCGTCGGCGCACTGGCGGCAGCGCTGCCGGGCTGGCTTGCCCCGCAGTTGGGGATATCGTTCCTCAGCGCCATGCGCGTGATGTTCATGATCTATGCATTGACGGGTGTCGCACTCTGGTTCCTCTATGCGCGCATCCCCGAGCCACACCCGCACGCGACATCGGTGCGAGTGCCGCTTGGTCCGTCTCGCCGGATCGTTACCCGCCTTGCACTGCTCTTTAGCGTCGACGCCTTTGCCGGCGGACTGGTGGTGAACTCGCTGCTGGCACTGTGGTTGATGCAGCGCTTCGGTCTTTCCCTTGGCGCCGCTGGCCAGTTCTTTTTCTCGGCGGGGATGCTCGCGGCCGGCTCCCAACTCGTTGCCGTGCCGCTGTCCCGCAAGTTTGGCTTGTTGAACACGATGGTGTTTACGCATATTCCATCCAGCCTCTGCCTGATCGCCGCCGCCTTCTCCCCCTCCCTGGTGGCGGCCCTGGCCTTGTTGCTCGTGCGCAGCGCGCTGTCCCAGATGGACGTACCGACCCGGACTGCCTATGTGATGGCCGTGGTCACGCCGCCGGAGCGACCGGCGGCCGCTAGCCTGACCGCCGTGCCCAGGAGCCTGGCGTCCGCACTCGGCCCGACCCTAGCGGGCGCGCTGTTTGCCATGGGCTGGGTCGGCGCACCGCTGGTCGCCTGCGGCCTGCTCAAAATTGCCTATGATCTGGCGCTCCTGGGCACCTTTCGACGTATCAGACCGGTCGATTGA
- a CDS encoding Fe-Mn family superoxide dismutase: MTYQMKPLGVDPGKLTGLSEKLIVSHYENNYTGAVKRLNAIRGQLAELDWGTTQGFLINGLKREELVAANSAVLHELYFDALGGDGVLPSCGLSVALTRDFGSVEQWRSEFTALAKAMGGGSGWAIMAWSAREGRLVNHWAADHTNLLAGATPVLALDMYEHAYQMDFGAKAAAYVDAFMRNIRWDAIYRRYGAAVAGDAVPLGVGISALDGGAPHVIDVRRAEDFAVAPDMVAGATWHDPATVDQWSDKIDATQPLFVYCMKGLDIGRSTALWLRGRGFDVRYLNGGIDAWREAGKPLQPKEVVS, from the coding sequence ATGACCTATCAAATGAAGCCGCTGGGCGTCGACCCAGGCAAGCTCACTGGCCTCTCGGAAAAACTGATCGTCAGCCATTACGAGAACAACTACACCGGCGCTGTGAAACGTCTGAACGCCATTCGCGGCCAACTCGCCGAACTGGATTGGGGCACGACGCAGGGCTTTCTGATCAATGGGCTCAAGCGCGAGGAGCTGGTCGCTGCGAATTCTGCTGTCCTGCACGAGCTGTACTTCGATGCGCTCGGCGGTGATGGGGTGCTGCCCTCGTGCGGGCTCTCGGTGGCGTTGACGCGCGACTTCGGCTCCGTCGAGCAATGGCGATCCGAGTTCACTGCGCTGGCCAAGGCGATGGGCGGTGGGTCCGGCTGGGCGATCATGGCATGGTCCGCGCGCGAGGGTCGGCTCGTAAACCACTGGGCCGCAGACCACACGAACCTGCTCGCCGGCGCAACTCCGGTGCTTGCCCTGGATATGTACGAACACGCGTACCAGATGGACTTCGGCGCGAAGGCGGCGGCCTACGTCGATGCCTTCATGCGAAACATCCGCTGGGATGCCATCTACCGGCGCTATGGAGCAGCCGTGGCGGGCGATGCCGTGCCGCTCGGCGTGGGCATCAGCGCCCTCGATGGTGGCGCGCCGCATGTCATCGACGTGCGACGCGCGGAGGACTTCGCCGTCGCTCCGGACATGGTGGCCGGTGCTACTTGGCATGACCCAGCGACCGTCGATCAGTGGAGCGACAAGATCGATGCCACGCAGCCGCTCTTCGTGTACTGCATGAAGGGGCTGGACATTGGTCGCTCCACGGCGCTGTGGCTGCGAGGGCGTGGCTTCGATGTTCGCTACCTCAACGGCGGCATCGATGCCTGGCGAGAAGCAGGCAAGCCGCTTCAGCCCAAAGAGGTGGTGTCATGA